A window from Methylocystis sp. MJC1 encodes these proteins:
- a CDS encoding FecR family protein has translation MKPIKETPRSDADDAGDAAIDWFVRLRGGLSSAEEKAAFEQWLAEDAENAAAFEEVLRMFGHLAGMSPSLRVRRARRGRRRRITATVATLAAALAMLLSLGDVVTRIRADHYAGVGERKVVTLDDGSWAQLDSRSSISVHYSAAERRVTLLSGEAWFDVAPDPARPFVVEAGEGSVTALGTAFDVALDGSGARVTVNEHRVLVMSRGASVVVAEGQQSGYERGAAARAPEAVDIDAATAWRHGKLIVTKQPLRDVLAAVGRYHRGIIYCVDPSVCARRVSGVFGVDDLRQLVDEVEISLGLHAIHMTEYVTLLY, from the coding sequence ATGAAGCCAATCAAGGAAACACCGCGTTCCGACGCCGACGACGCCGGGGACGCCGCCATCGACTGGTTCGTGAGATTGAGGGGCGGGCTGTCCTCCGCCGAGGAAAAGGCGGCTTTCGAGCAGTGGCTCGCCGAAGATGCCGAAAACGCCGCGGCGTTCGAGGAGGTCCTGCGCATGTTTGGCCATCTCGCTGGGATGAGCCCGTCCCTTCGGGTCCGACGCGCGCGCCGTGGCCGCAGGCGGCGCATCACGGCCACGGTCGCCACTCTGGCGGCCGCTCTCGCGATGCTGCTGTCGCTGGGCGACGTCGTAACACGAATTCGGGCCGATCATTACGCCGGCGTCGGGGAAAGGAAAGTCGTCACGCTGGATGACGGCTCCTGGGCGCAGCTCGACTCGAGGTCGTCTATCTCTGTCCATTACAGCGCCGCCGAGAGACGCGTGACGCTGCTTTCCGGCGAAGCCTGGTTCGACGTTGCGCCCGATCCCGCGCGTCCCTTCGTCGTCGAGGCCGGCGAGGGCTCCGTGACCGCGCTCGGCACCGCCTTTGACGTCGCCTTGGACGGCTCCGGCGCGCGCGTGACAGTGAATGAACATCGCGTGCTGGTCATGAGCCGGGGAGCCTCGGTCGTTGTAGCGGAAGGCCAACAGAGCGGTTATGAGCGCGGCGCCGCGGCGCGCGCGCCTGAAGCCGTGGACATCGACGCAGCCACCGCTTGGCGACACGGGAAGCTGATCGTGACGAAGCAGCCGCTTCGCGATGTTCTCGCAGCGGTCGGACGTTACCATCGCGGGATTATCTATTGCGTCGATCCATCTGTTTGCGCGCGCCGTGTTTCCGGCGTTTTCGGCGTCGACGACCTGCGGCAACTCGTCGACGAAGTGGAGATCTCGCTCGGCCTGCACGCCATCCACATGACCGAATATGTGACCTTGTTGTATTGA